taatcataaaataaaatatatccagAAATATTGAAGTCAAAACCTATTATGTTAACCATATTTTTTCAAGAGTATGTCATAACAGAAAAAACCTCAGAGAAGCATGTTTTCACCTTTAATGGTCCTGCTTCCTCGATAAGTGCATTAACACGAAAAGGAGGCTTGAACTCCTGAGTCATACGATAGTTCATTACAGAAAATTCTCCATCTGGAGGGATCTATGACCAAGAAAGAAATGTTAAGTTCCTAAATTGGCTGCAAAGATAAAAGAGCATGCATCGAACAGTGTTGTGCCAATTGTGTCAAATCATAAATAGGAAAAGAGTGGTTTCTCAGAATTGAAACTTTTTGCCACAGTCTGCATCTTATGTAGAAATCTACTCACCAATGTCAAAGTTCTGTCTATGTCAAAACTGTCAAGATGCACAGATTCATGGAAATTACAATCATCAAGTATCACAGCCCCTCCTCCAGTCGAACTTCTGTAGTCTGTTGCATAAacgaattcattaaaaaaaatgtgTCATACCAGTAAATGGATCATAAATGATTTTGCAATGTCCTTGTAACTGTAAATTAGCAATATGTAAGTTTGCATCTTTCTAAGTTAAATTGGCACAAGTCATTAAcaagcaaaataaataaatattttttttaaaaaaatactatttGGTAATGACACCAGGATCCTATAGCCAAGGTAATTGTATGTTAGCTTTTGAACCAATCAGAAACAATTGTCAGTTTTCAGCGACCAACAAAAAGATCGGCATAGACAATTATTGCCTTTACAGATTTTACTAGCTAGAAGTATCTGCTCTAGTCACAAAATGAATGGTACCATTACGGACTAGCCCGAACAATGGATATTTGTTGAGTCAGTTAAATGATGAAGAATACATGATCGTAGTATCAAACTCATTACTACAAGGAAAAAAGGGAGACATGACTATAATACttagaatttttaaaagaaaaagaactaGATAAGCATGTAAATTACAGACTATACCAAATACAGAAGCCCCGCTTCTACCAATGCTCAAATCCTCATTAAGAGCCAAACGAATTTCCGGATTTCCACTAAGGTAACTTTTCATTTGAATGGTGCCATCAATCTCAGAGGTGAGTATGTAGCCCTGTTTAGAGAAGCAGAGTATCAGGAAACCTGTTGCTAACTAAAAGGACACGTTAGAGGTGCCAAcaaggcaaaagaaaaaaaaaaaaactgatgtaATATGACATTCCATATAATAGTAAGAAATTTTTTAACAAGAATAGACAGGAGTAaccagaaaaaaaatgaaagactgGTATTAAGCATTCAACAACATTAGAACAGAGTATTTAAAAAATCAACATGATCTTGACTAATTTTGCATTAAATCAATAACCAAATGAAGTTAAAATTGCAAGTCTACTTACTTGAACGAGCCTAACAAATTGGAAGATAGCAATAAAAAATCATAGAAGAAAAACCGTAGTAAGATATTTaacataaataaatcaaaaattaactggcTGTCAAAATACACCACATGAACGTCTACATTGGCAATATAATAATTAACATCTTCATTACATGCACATCACTTCATCAATAATGACTTGTATCCAAGGAACTTTTAAACTATTTGCATtcaaagaaaaaattaaccaAATTGCACAAAATAAAATACATATTTACTCACACTAGAGCTGAATGTCACACTTATTTTCTCAATAATATCAACAAATATTTCCTCCCTCTTCTTACCACCAGGCTCATTGGCTACAACAGATTTGGTAACAGCTGTACCTGGCATCCGTTTGGTGCCTTGCTGCAATACCAAATATCAAATGTTAATCACTATATCAAATAAAACAGCTGCACAAGGAAGATGTCATTAGCATACAAAGCTTCTCCTAAAAGAGATGGATTGTCCAATAGTAGTGCGAAATGACAAGATAAGCAAATGATACCATAAACATGGCAGCAGGGCCAAGAGGTGGCATACGTGCAGCATCAACCATTATTGGTTCATTAAACACATACGACTTCAAAACCTCTGTAGATGTTGTTTGTGGATATCCAAAGTCCTAAAAATAGGATTAAATACAAATTAAATGCCACCAGAAATAAATCACTATTAGATTAGTTATCACTTTTAACCATCATAAAATCTCAAGGTCAAAGACTAGCAAAAAAATAACAACTTAATAAGTCTTGTAGAATCAGAAATTGAGAAACAAATATAATGCATTGACAAAGCAATTAATATTTTTATGCCAAACATAATAGCACAAAATACTTACAATGACTTCATCAAGCAATTCATACACAAGTACAAAATTTTTTCGTAATGAATCTTCATTAAGAACTCCAAGGTAGTCCTTAATGACGCGCGCAATCCTTTGTAAAAGCTCCAAAACAAGTGATGGTGAAACATTAACCCTTGCAGTTGCCACAATAAACAATCCAGCAACCTTCACATGAATGTAGTTAACACCATCCACGTTCTATCAACAAAAGCAAAAGAAATGAATTGTAAGACTTCATGATGAAAAGACGAGGAAATTTACTGCTAGATGACATCAGAAAGTAAATGTGCAAAATGTCAAGATATAATTGATGGAAAGACATGTGCACAACAGAACAAGTCCAGCATAATGCAAGATAATTTATGCATGATATAATGCAACCAAGGATTAAATGAAAAATGGACAGCTAAACATACTAAATTGCACTACTGAGCATAGAGTTAGACTTCAACAGCAACACCTTTCAGTTTAattaacaaagaaaaagaaaacccttCTTATGGACTCAGATTCCATAACTGTGTTGGGTGCACTTTCAACTTTAACTCCTTGGACTGAAGCAGACTTGGATATTTTTCAACTGGACTTTCAATGCAGTTAGTATCTTCCTTCCTCTGTATATGTAAACTAATTCAAATACGAAAGAAGATAACCAAAACCCAAGTGACCAACATGAAAGCAAACAGCTGATAAAGTGCGAAGCAGCATCAAACTACAAAAATGACATGCCTGATCTTCATAGTCATTATAATCGAAAACTTTTTTAATGAAATCCAGATCAGTGACAGAGTGCCCTCCCCATCCCATCCCCCAAAACAATACACAAACAGAGATAAATGGATGTGCAAACATACACAAACAAATAGAGCAAGAAAAACTGTATTTGCCACAAAGCTGAAGCAATTTTTATAAACAACACCAGCACATATAGAAGATACAAAATCTCAAGCTACAACGGGAAGGTGCTGCCTAAATGATTCATATACCGAGGGGCAACCTCATGTGCTGCTTAGATTCCAGAGAGTAAGTCTAACTGCTCTTTGTGAGTCTTTTCTGCGCTAGACGGAAAGAAGTTGAAACATACAGTGTAGTGCTCCATGTGCAGGGAGTATACAATATTCTGGCCCCACTTATTGCTGTCCTTCATCTAAAAGTTGAAGTTATTGCATGGCTTGAACTGAACTGCACAACCTGTTGTTCCATCACAAGATTCACAATTAATGGCTCCCTTTTTCCCCAAAGTATTGTATTGAACAGTTAGGTGCCTATATGGAACCATAGCACTTTGGGAAAATCTAAGTCAGCAGCTCCACATGAACAGTTAAAAGTTTCCTTCTTATTTTGTTTGGGGTTGGTTTTGGGGGGTGCAGGGCACTTTAAATGCTGTCTGAAAGGTGGGATTTCTGCCCTCAACAAGCCTGGTATGAGAAGAAGTACCTTGTCACATTTGTCCCTTTGTTCAAGGGCATATGTCTTCATTATTTCAATAGTGTAAACTCTGCATGAATAATTCTGATCAATAAAACAACATCTCAAAAGTCAGAAGCTTGTGGGCAAATTTGTGGCTGAAGAAAAAGCATGAATTCTACTGTAGAGGGATGTGTCACAGCCCAGAACTCGGATGTGGTACAGCTAAGTGTAGTatattttttgactttattttttgattttttattttttgctcaGTTTCTTGAAAAAGGTCTCTTAATTCAAATATTGTTAATTgttgatttaatattttcataattCCCCATCATGTATGCTAGCACTCACACAAATTTGAAAAAGTTTGGTATAACTTATGATGACCATTATTTCTTTGTAAAGGAGATTAGTTCACATCCAAGAAGGTCAATTATGTGAGATGGTGTTGATCTGCCTCAAATAAGTCTATCAAAGTGATAGCTCCACTTTAATGGCTACACTGACAACATTATCCATCTGTCACAAAACTTACATTTCAAGAAAATAGCAAACAAAATGTTACCCAAGTTTCACTTTAACAGGAAGGACTGTGCCACCTACCAGCATTTTACTATTGACGACTGCATCTTTCAAAAGGTCATATTCTCATCCTCTGGATGAATAAGAAGAAGTATTCTAAGTTTTCAACATTTAAGTTGAATATCAAACTATATGAAAAAGAAGCGCATATTTTCACTCTCATTTGCTGCTTGAGAAATCTATCTACCATGCTCCATTTTTCTCATTCAAATAAACAAGCAATTACCAGAAACAATATGTTACTCACAAATGAGGATAACACATATACAATTGTCATTCCCGCCACGATCCTAACAATTCTAGGAGATATGACTCCAAATAATTATTTTCAACTTCAAATTGGCAGCCTTCATGGCATATTGCAGCATTGTTTATGATCACATGACCATTATGATTACTAAGAACTCTTTGTGGTTGGTACTATCAGGAGAAAAAATTTCAGTCATTCCCTTGAAAGTTGAATGACCAAATATAGACAAGATGCATCTCTATCATTGTTATTTTAACAAGATAAGTAACGAAAATAATAGCATAAGATTTTCACCTGATTGGTGTAGAaactaattgagccatagatcagGTAAGTGACCTATTAAAAGTGgtattttctaaataatataagtGGTGAGGACAAGATAGAATATCACAGTAATTCGTACATTGCCAAACAGGTATTAAACTTCATGAGGACAAGTTACTTCATCTTCAGCTGTTGATTTGGCAGGCTAAGCTTGTAAACTCTTCTGAAAGATTTATACTAGTATTTTAAACAAAGATATAGAGCTGTCAATTAACTTGCAAATGCAAATACCTACAAAGACAGGTGGTGCCTCCTCTCCTTCATCCCCTTTCCAGAACTTCACTTTACGAAAAAATATCTCTGCACTTCCTTTCTGCACTTCACCCCGATCTGCATCATTAAAATAAAGGAATATTTGATTTCATATCCAAAATGATTTCAAGCCTAGCTTAGACCTATGATCCTGAACAAAAAAACCACAAATTTCAAAGAAGTAACTTCAAATGGTTAAACGTTAGAGACAAGAAGAAAGACCAGTAGCTGATTGGCAAGTTTTTATCAGAGTTCCATGGCTAACGAACACATTACTTTTATTATAAATAGTAGCACGCTTGTTTGAAAACTGCaagtgatcattttttttttctacagaTATAATGGCCCATTTAAGAGAACATCTCAAAGATACTAAAAGAGAAACCTAAAAATTCTTGCATCAATGAAAATAGCTGCTTCAAAGGATACCAACCAttagagatttaaaaattttgtatgaggaAGCACATAATCTAAAGATATCTCTACAAAAATATATGCACATAATCTATATGTTTTCAGGGAGCATcatctcaaaatcaaaaatgaagCAAGCCTTGAGTAAGCTTTTCAAACACGGATGGAACATCCTTGTCTAGTAAAAAAGGTTCACACACTTCAAGCTTTCTCAAAAtccttctctgatttttttttccttgatgGAGCACCATATACAGCTAAAACTGCACAACAAAATATACTACAGAACACATTTTTGTTCAGTATTTGCCATTCAAATTTCAACAAAAAATGCAATTGACATGATCCACATATTCATATTTCATGGTATAACTCTCGCTACAGAAAGGAGAAGGGTTCATGACCAGTCCTGCAGCAAAGCAGGaaaagcatcaaaatatatacACTATGCGGGAACAAAAAAACAAGACTTGGAAATAATTATATAGCATTAGCCAACAAAAAGGTCAGGTTCACGATCAATCTCACTGCGTAGCAGAGAATAGATCAAAACTCGAATACTTATTCAGGGCAAAGGTGGCATGGGCAATACTCTGAAATATAACTACCGAAAGGAGTTGTTTTTATGATCAATGTTGTGATATTGAAGAAAAAAGGCTTGAAAATACCGCTATTCCAACTGATTTACAAGGAACAAACAGCAATTCGGGCACCAGGAGACAATTCTAGCTACAAAAAGCAGCCGAGATCATGATCAATCCCACAAAAATGCAGTGAAAAAGACATCAATTCCAGACATTATAGGACAAATTACAATTGGGATATCGATTAAAGAACCAATATAACTACAGTATTGATATCTAGTTATTCGGTGAAAAGGATCCCGTGGGACATGGATCAGATTCGAATCCATCAAAGGCCAATTCAGGATAGCAAAGAAGGTATCCAGATATTCTGAAGCCCATGCTAGCCCACGGACACCATCGCCATCACGCCGATCTAATGTTAGGGTTTTGATTCACCGAAGAAGGGCGATTCGTGATGGGATCCAGGGAGTAAACTGGAAaggagagagaaggggagggagaGAGCGCATACAGTCACGGAAGACGATGTTGTCGCCTCGCTGCGACAGAACGAAGAACTGCGAGATCATCGCTTCTTTGCTTGGAAGCCCGGAAGGAGaattggggtgggggggggggtggggaagAGGGAAGTCAGGGGActcaggggagagagagagaagcaaacGGACGACGCTACTAGCCGGCTACGAGCCGTTCTAGCCGGATTTTCGGACCACGTGCGGTGCACGTGAAGGAAAttgataatagtaaaatatttccAAGGAATAATAGCTAGATAAAATAAAAatgtaaaattattaaattattgacatataaaaaaaattactaaataaGATATAATTCCTGAGAAGGTgatgttcttttattgaaaatgaTGTTTCAGCCTACCACTTTGTTGGAAAGTGCCAatctaaaagaaaaaatgatATCTAAAACCGATATAAGGTTTTTATtttgctaaaatattttttttttattttttcatatctaaaatCTCATTTGGTTTGTAGGAAGTGGAGAGAAGAGTGAATGAAAAAGTTCCTtctataaaaagatattttttatattttataaaaaataaaaatttataaaaaatataaattttaaaattttttatgaaataaaaattaattatttttttcaaaaatatacttttaagatttacgattaaaattttataaaatattaataaattattaagataaaataataaaaaatgatatataCCAAGATCTTCATTTTCTCCTTCTtacaaaattaatataatataatattaatattatcctaatatttatattaatataatataatatttattttaatatattataatatttataatatattaatattatattgatataatattatatttatatctatattaatgaattatttatattaatatattaatatattattaatatatattagtattatattaatataataattattataatctaatattatattataatatatttattattttatttatattaatataatataatattattatttatgcaAAATTTGTGGACAAAAAGTGTgatcttatatttattaaaaatataataattattttatatagcatTCTCGAAAAAATAAAtactcaaataaatataaatcacttTGTAATAAGTCATTACTCTATAATCAATCAAACAtatcaaaatcatattttttaaaaatattttttaaaaaattactttcaaaaaaattaatttctcgaaaaaaaaaattctcatgaaCTAAATGAATCCTAATATTTTCTAAAGCTAAGAGTTGCTCTTATGACCGCATAGCTAAAAATTTTGATTCCTGAATGCATCTCCTCTGCATGTGGTCTTAAGCGGTTATATTGTAGATGCAACCACCCGATTCatatctatacttttattttgccAAACGGGGCTTTAGTCCTCGGGTGGCACCCCTTCCAGTACTTGAAATAGAGGAAGGTTCCAGTTTGAACATGGGTCGTAGTAATTCCACTGTTTCTCTGGtgtggacaccagagccatcaaaaatcgacaacatgatttaaattcgatttggatcgaagaagcctcattagattgattctacttcaattatttattttcagtcaataaattttaatgcatttagtTTTGGGTCCATAGGACCATACTTGGATTTATCCatatcacctttggagccaccactctccacatgccaagagaagaaatatgcatgctagTG
The sequence above is a segment of the Elaeis guineensis isolate ETL-2024a chromosome 7, EG11, whole genome shotgun sequence genome. Coding sequences within it:
- the LOC140859467 gene encoding AP-4 complex subunit mu-like — encoded protein: MISQFFVLSQRGDNIVFRDYRGEVQKGSAEIFFRKVKFWKGDEGEEAPPVFNVDGVNYIHVKVAGLFIVATARVNVSPSLVLELLQRIARVIKDYLGVLNEDSLRKNFVLVYELLDEVIDFGYPQTTSTEVLKSYVFNEPIMVDAARMPPLGPAAMFMQGTKRMPGTAVTKSVVANEPGGKKREEIFVDIIEKISVTFSSSGYILTSEIDGTIQMKSYLSGNPEIRLALNEDLSIGRSGASVFDYRSSTGGGAVILDDCNFHESVHLDSFDIDRTLTLIPPDGEFSVMNYRMTQEFKPPFRVNALIEEAGPLKAEVILKIRADFSPSVTANTIAVQMPVPTYTTRVSFELEPGAVGQMTDFKEGMKRLEWCLKKIVGGSEHTLRAKLTFSQESHGNLTREAGPVNMNFTIPMYNASRLQVRYLHIAKKSKTYNPYRWVRYVTQANSYVARL